The nucleotide window TTTAAACCTGCATTTTCTAAACAGTTTTTCATTACCGCAACAACACCAATTCCTTCAGGATGTGGCGCTGTCATATGATACGCATCAGAAGATAAACCTCCACCTACAACTTCTGCGTAGATTTTAGCTCCTCTTGCTTTTGCATGCTCGTACTCTTCTAAAACAATAGAACCTGCTCCTTCACCTAATACAAAACCATCTCGATTTGCATCGAAAGGTCTTGAGGCTGTTTCAGGACTATCATTTCTAGTACTCATAGCATGCATAGCGTTAAATCCTCCCATACCAGCAATAGTTACTGCTGCTTCACTACCACCTGTAATTACAACATCACAATGACCCAAACGTATAGTGTTAAGAGCATCAATCATTGAATTGGCAGAAGAGGCACAAGCAGATACCGTTGTATAGTTAGGACCCATAAAACCATATTTAATAGATATGTTTCCTGGCGCTATGTCTGCAATCATTTTTGGAATGAAACGAGGACTAAATCGAGGTGTACCGTCACCAGCAGCATAGTTAAGCACTTCTTCTTGAAATGTTTCTAAGCCACCTATACCAGCACCCCAAATTACTCCTACTCTGTATTTATTTATCGCGTCCAAATCTAATTTCGAATCTGCAATTGCTTCATCTGAAGCTACCATGGCATATTGCGAAAATTTATCCATTTGACGCGCTAACTTTCTATCAATAAAGTCAGTAACTTCAAAGTTTTTTACTTCACAAGCGAATTGCGTTTTGAACTTCTCAGCATCAAAATGCGTGATTGGGGCAGCACCACTTTTTCCATTAACAAGACCATTCCAATATTCATCTTTGGTATTGCCAATAGGTGTAAGTGCACCTAGACCAGTAACTACTACTCGCTTTAATTCCATAAAAATAAAGTCTTATTTTGCTTCTTCTATATAAGAGATAGCTTGACCAACTGTTGCAATGTTTTCAGCTTGATCGTCTGGGATTTGAATATCAAATTCTTTTTCAAATTCCATGATTAATTCTACAGTATCTAATGAATCTGCACCTAAGTCGTTAGTGAAGCTTGCTTCAGTTACAACTTCGTTTTCATCAACACCTAATTTGTCTACGATAATCGCTTTTACTCTTGATGCAATGTCTGACATAATCTTTTAATTTTAAGTTTTAATTAGACCGCAAAAATAAAAAACTTTATTTTAAAAATCATCTTTACCGATAAAATGTGCATCTTAATGCCAAAAATCTGTATAAGTATTTCGGTTTTGCGCCTAATTGTTAATTATTATTCTTTTTTTTGTTCTGAATAATAGCCCATTGATAGCCAATTTATGAAACGTATTGTAATTTTTGCGTCCGGAAGCGGATCTAATGCTGAAAATTTAATTAAGTTTTTTCAAAACAGCGATAATGCATCTGTTATTCAGGTACTGACTAACAATCCTCATGCCAAAGTACTAGATCGATGTAAAAGACTAAATGTTAGTGCTTTATCATTCAACAGAATAGCTTTCAGCAAGTCTGAAGATGTTCTAAATATTTTAAAATCATCACAACCAGATTTAATTGTGCTAGCTGGTTTCCTTTGGAAATTCCCTGAATTTATTCTCAAAGAATTTGAAAATAAAGTTATAAATATTCATCCTGCTTTGCTGCCTAAATATGGAGGAAAAGGCATGTATGGTATGCATGTACACAATACTGTTGTGGAAAATAAAGAAACTAAAACTGGTATAACCATTCATTATGTAAATGAAAATTATGATGAAGGAGCTATTATTTTTCAGGCTAAATGTGATATAAAAGCATCAGATACAGCAGAAGATGTTGCTGCTAAAATCCATGAATTAGAGATGGAGCATTTTCCGAAGGTGGTTGAGAAATTACTGGGCACTTAGGCTCTCGAAGTGACAACTAAATGAAATTCTTTGGTGGCTTCCAGAACCTCAGCCACCATTTAAAATATAAATGTCCAAAAAAAAGAAATATTACACGGTTTGGAAAGGTCATAAAACTGGTATTTTTGACTCTTGGGATGCTTGCAAAGCTCAAATCAAAGATTTTAAAGGGGCTCAGTATAAATCATTCGCCACTTTTGAAGCTGCAAAAAAAGCTTTTAAAGATGGACCAAAAGACTACATTGGGAAATCCAAAAGTTTTAAAAGCGAACTTTCTGATGAACAACTTAAAAAAATAGGGCAACCCAACTATAATTCCATTTCTGTTGATGCTGCGTCTTCTGGCAATCCTGGTAAAATGGAATATCGTGGTGTAGATACCAAAACAAAAAAACAACTCTTTATACAAGGTCCTTTTGAAGAAGGCACTAATAACATTGGCGAATTTTTAGCCATTGTTCACGGATTGGCATTTTTAAAACAACATAATAGCGACCGTATTATTTACACAGACTCTAAAACCGCCATGAGTTGGGTACGAAAAAAAATGTGTAACTCTAAGTTAGAGCGTAACGCCAAAAACAAACCTGTTTTTGATTTGGTAGACAGAGCTGTAAAGTGGCTAAAAACAAATGACTATTCAACAACCATAGTAAAATGGGAAACCAAAGCTTGGGGAGAAATTCCTGCTGATTTTGGTCGGAAATAATTAAATTTAGATGTTACATTGTATGTTTCACCAGCAATATATTTTATGTACTTTTGCACGGTAATTCAAACTTACTTTAATGGGTAAATTAGTAATTGTCGGAACCGTAGCTTTTGATGCTATTGAAACACCTTTTGGTAAAACCGATAAAATCCTTGGTGGAGCTGGTACATTTATCGGTCTAGCTGCTTCAAATTTTAATGTAGATTCTGCTGTTGTTTCAGTAGTTGGTGGAGATTTTCCTCAAGACTATTTAGACCTCTTGGCTAATAAGAATATTGATGTATCTGGTATAGAAATTGTAAAAGATGGTAAAACGTTCTTTTGGAGTGGCAGATACCATAATGACATGAACTCAAGGGACACTTTAGTTACTGAGCTAAATGTACTTGCTGATTTTGAACCAAAAGTTCCTGAAAGTTACAAAGATGCCGAAGTGGTTATGCTAGGGAATTTACACCCATTAACCCAAATGAGTGTGTTAAACCAAATGACAACCAAGCCTAAAATGGTAATTTTAGACACCATGAACTTTTGGATGGACTGTGCGCTAGAAGATTTACACAACACTATCAAGCACGTTGATGTCATTACCATTAATGACGAAGAGGCCAGACAGCTAACAGGTGAGTATTCATTGGTAGTTGCCGCAAGAAAAATTCATGAAATGGGACCAAGGTATGTAGTTATTAAGAAAGGTGAACATGGAGCCTTATTATTTGATGATGACAGCGTATTCTATGCGCCAGCATTACCATTAGAAGAAGTGTTTGACCCAACAGGTGCTGGTGATACCTTTGCTGGCGGTTTTGCAGGTTATTTGGCGAAAACTGAAGATTACTCTTTTGAAAATTTAAAAACAGCCGTAATTTACGGCTCTACCTTGGCTTCGTTTTGTGTTGAAAAATTTGGCACAAAGCGAATGGAAAATTTAAAAACTGAAGAAGTGCATAAACGTTTAGACCAATTTAAAAGTCTAACACAATTTGATATAGAATTAACTTAAAAAAACCAACGCGCTTAATGTTTAGCGCGTTTTTTTATTACACAATATGAGTGATGCTTTAAAACACGAGTGCGGTATTGCACTCATTAGGCTTTTAAAACCATTAGAATATTACAAAGAAAAATATGGTAGTGCATTTTATGGCGTAAATAAAATGTACTTAATGATGGAGAAACAGCACAATCGTGGACAAGATGGTGCTGGATTTGCAAGTATTAAATTAGATACCAAGCCAGGAGAGCGTTACATAAGCAGGGTACGATCTATAGCTCAGCAGCCTATTCAGGACATTTTTTCTCAAATTAACGATCGTGTTAACAAAGAAATGGCTGAGCACCCTGAATATAAAGATAACGTTGACTTACAAAAAAAGAACATTCCTTACATAGGTGAAGTACTGCTTGGACATGTACGCTATGGTACCTTTGGAAAAAATAGTGTAGAAAGTGTTCATCCGTTTTTAAGACAAAATAATTGGATGCACAGAAACCTTATTGTTGCAGGTAATTTTAACATGACCAATGTTAATGAACTCTTTAACAATCTAGTAGATATTGGTCAGCACCCAAAAGAAAAGGCAGACACCATAACTGTTATGGAAAAAATAGGTCATTTCTTAGACGATGCAGTTAGCAAAATCTACAAAGACCTAAAAAAAGAAGGCTATTCTAAAATTGAATGTTCACCACTTATTGCAGAGCGTTTAAAACTTAGTAAAATTTTAAAACGTGCTGCTAAAAATTGGGATGGTGGTTATGCTATGGCAGGTTTATTAGGCCACGGTGATTCTTTTGTGCTTAGAGATCCTGCGGGTATAAGGCCTGCTTATTATTATAAAGATGACGAAGTAGTTGTTGTAGCTTCAGAAAGGCCTGTAATACAAACTGTATTTAACGTTGCTTTTGATGATGTTAAAGAGTTAGATCCAGGACATGCCATTATCACTAAAAAATCTGGTGACATTAGAATTAAGAAAATATTAGAACCTCTAGAGCGTAAGGCATGTTCCTTTGAGCGTATTTATTTTTCGAGAGGAAGCGATGCAGAAATTTATGAAGAACGAAAAGAACTAGGAAGACTCTTAATGCCAAAAGTTCTTGAAGCTATTGATAATGACACAAAAAACACTGTTTTTTCGTTTATACCCAATACTGCAGAAACGTCCTTTTTTGGAATGATTGACACGGTTGAAGAACACCTAAATCATAAAAAAACAGAAGCCATACTTAAAGGGCAGAGAGAATTATCTGCTCAAAAGGTTGAAGAGATTTTATCAGAAAGACCACGAATTGAAAAAATTGCGATTAAGGATGTTAAGCTCAGAACGTTTATAACAGAAGATAGCAGCAGAGATGATTTAGTAGCCCATGTTTACGACGTAACTTATGGTGTAATAAAACCATCTGATAATCTCGTTATTATAGACGATAGCATTGTAAGAGGCACAACATTAAAGAAAAGTATTATAAAAATGATGGATAGGCTACGACCAAAGAAAATAATTGTTGTGTCATCCGCACCGCAAATTCGATATCCTGATTGTTATGGTATAGACATGGCCAATCTAGAAAGCTTGGTAGCATTTAGAGCTGCGCTAGAATTATTAAAGGATAATAATCAATATCACATTGTTGAAGAAGTCTATGAAAAGTGCTTAAAGCAAGTGGATCTTAAAGATAAAAATGTTGTTAACTATGTTAAAGAGATTTATGATGGTTTTACAGACGAACAAATATCAGACAAAATTTCTGAGCTGTTGAGTGATGATTCTGTTAACGCAGAAGTTAAAATCATCTTTCAACCTGTTGAAAACCTCCATAAAGCATGCCCAAAAAATTTAGGTGATTGGTATTTTACCGGTAATTATCCAACTGATGGTGGCA belongs to Winogradskyella sp. J14-2 and includes:
- a CDS encoding amidophosphoribosyltransferase — encoded protein: MSDALKHECGIALIRLLKPLEYYKEKYGSAFYGVNKMYLMMEKQHNRGQDGAGFASIKLDTKPGERYISRVRSIAQQPIQDIFSQINDRVNKEMAEHPEYKDNVDLQKKNIPYIGEVLLGHVRYGTFGKNSVESVHPFLRQNNWMHRNLIVAGNFNMTNVNELFNNLVDIGQHPKEKADTITVMEKIGHFLDDAVSKIYKDLKKEGYSKIECSPLIAERLKLSKILKRAAKNWDGGYAMAGLLGHGDSFVLRDPAGIRPAYYYKDDEVVVVASERPVIQTVFNVAFDDVKELDPGHAIITKKSGDIRIKKILEPLERKACSFERIYFSRGSDAEIYEERKELGRLLMPKVLEAIDNDTKNTVFSFIPNTAETSFFGMIDTVEEHLNHKKTEAILKGQRELSAQKVEEILSERPRIEKIAIKDVKLRTFITEDSSRDDLVAHVYDVTYGVIKPSDNLVIIDDSIVRGTTLKKSIIKMMDRLRPKKIIVVSSAPQIRYPDCYGIDMANLESLVAFRAALELLKDNNQYHIVEEVYEKCLKQVDLKDKNVVNYVKEIYDGFTDEQISDKISELLSDDSVNAEVKIIFQPVENLHKACPKNLGDWYFTGNYPTDGGNRVVNRAFINFYEGNNERAY
- a CDS encoding PfkB family carbohydrate kinase, translating into MGKLVIVGTVAFDAIETPFGKTDKILGGAGTFIGLAASNFNVDSAVVSVVGGDFPQDYLDLLANKNIDVSGIEIVKDGKTFFWSGRYHNDMNSRDTLVTELNVLADFEPKVPESYKDAEVVMLGNLHPLTQMSVLNQMTTKPKMVILDTMNFWMDCALEDLHNTIKHVDVITINDEEARQLTGEYSLVVAARKIHEMGPRYVVIKKGEHGALLFDDDSVFYAPALPLEEVFDPTGAGDTFAGGFAGYLAKTEDYSFENLKTAVIYGSTLASFCVEKFGTKRMENLKTEEVHKRLDQFKSLTQFDIELT
- the fabF gene encoding beta-ketoacyl-ACP synthase II; the protein is MELKRVVVTGLGALTPIGNTKDEYWNGLVNGKSGAAPITHFDAEKFKTQFACEVKNFEVTDFIDRKLARQMDKFSQYAMVASDEAIADSKLDLDAINKYRVGVIWGAGIGGLETFQEEVLNYAAGDGTPRFSPRFIPKMIADIAPGNISIKYGFMGPNYTTVSACASSANSMIDALNTIRLGHCDVVITGGSEAAVTIAGMGGFNAMHAMSTRNDSPETASRPFDANRDGFVLGEGAGSIVLEEYEHAKARGAKIYAEVVGGGLSSDAYHMTAPHPEGIGVVAVMKNCLENAGLKPEDVDHINTHGTSTPLGDVAELKAISEVFGDHAKNININSTKSMTGHLLGAAGAIEAIASILALENGIIPPTINHETVDENIDPELNLTLNKAQKRDIKIAMSNTFGFGGHNACVLFKKLD
- the purN gene encoding phosphoribosylglycinamide formyltransferase, whose amino-acid sequence is MKRIVIFASGSGSNAENLIKFFQNSDNASVIQVLTNNPHAKVLDRCKRLNVSALSFNRIAFSKSEDVLNILKSSQPDLIVLAGFLWKFPEFILKEFENKVINIHPALLPKYGGKGMYGMHVHNTVVENKETKTGITIHYVNENYDEGAIIFQAKCDIKASDTAEDVAAKIHELEMEHFPKVVEKLLGT
- a CDS encoding viroplasmin family protein, whose amino-acid sequence is MSKKKKYYTVWKGHKTGIFDSWDACKAQIKDFKGAQYKSFATFEAAKKAFKDGPKDYIGKSKSFKSELSDEQLKKIGQPNYNSISVDAASSGNPGKMEYRGVDTKTKKQLFIQGPFEEGTNNIGEFLAIVHGLAFLKQHNSDRIIYTDSKTAMSWVRKKMCNSKLERNAKNKPVFDLVDRAVKWLKTNDYSTTIVKWETKAWGEIPADFGRK
- a CDS encoding acyl carrier protein; this encodes MSDIASRVKAIIVDKLGVDENEVVTEASFTNDLGADSLDTVELIMEFEKEFDIQIPDDQAENIATVGQAISYIEEAK